The following are from one region of the Natronosporangium hydrolyticum genome:
- a CDS encoding ATP-binding cassette domain-containing protein, whose translation MPATEPAILAEGLHKRYPGTVALDELDLTVPYGTVFGLLGPNGAGKTTAVRILTTLLRFDGGRAVVAGYDVAKQPRQVRHRIGLTGQQAAVDDILTAKQNLMIFGRLFHIGKKAAARRADELLAQFSLSEVANKAPKKFSGGMRRRLDLAASMILAPQVLFLDEPTTGLDPSGRREVWQAIRDLTARGTTVLLTTHYLDEADQLCDRIAVVDQGRNLVEDTPDGLKRRIGNERLRVVVTDPSDLPAVAALLAKVGMDAGEPTVDSADLSVSVAVDGVGALTEVAVRLREQEVTVADLGLRRPTLDEAFLALTGQSIAERTEVAA comes from the coding sequence GTGCCCGCGACGGAACCCGCGATCCTGGCGGAAGGATTGCACAAGCGGTACCCCGGCACGGTGGCGCTCGACGAACTTGACCTGACGGTGCCGTACGGCACCGTCTTCGGGCTGCTCGGCCCCAACGGCGCCGGAAAGACCACCGCGGTTCGGATCTTGACCACCTTGCTGCGTTTCGACGGCGGGCGGGCCGTGGTGGCCGGCTATGACGTGGCGAAGCAGCCCCGGCAGGTACGGCACCGGATCGGCCTGACTGGCCAGCAGGCGGCGGTGGACGACATCCTCACCGCCAAACAGAACCTGATGATCTTCGGCCGGCTGTTCCACATCGGTAAGAAGGCCGCGGCACGTCGGGCCGACGAGTTGCTGGCCCAGTTCAGCTTGAGCGAGGTGGCGAACAAGGCACCGAAGAAGTTCTCCGGCGGTATGCGCCGCCGGCTGGACCTGGCGGCCAGTATGATTCTGGCTCCGCAGGTGCTCTTCCTGGATGAACCCACCACCGGCCTGGATCCGTCGGGCCGCCGGGAGGTGTGGCAGGCGATCCGGGACCTCACCGCCCGCGGGACCACCGTCCTGCTCACCACCCACTACCTCGACGAGGCCGACCAGCTCTGTGACCGGATCGCGGTGGTCGACCAGGGTCGGAACCTGGTGGAGGACACACCGGATGGGCTGAAGCGCCGGATCGGCAACGAGCGGCTGCGTGTGGTGGTCACCGACCCGTCGGACCTGCCGGCGGTCGCCGCGCTGCTGGCGAAGGTGGGGATGGATGCCGGAGAGCCGACGGTCGACTCGGCGGACCTGTCGGTCAGCGTGGCCGTCGATGGGGTCGGTGCGCTCACCGAGGTCGCGGTTCGGCTACGTGAGCAGGAGGTCACCGTTGCCGACCTCGGGCTGCGCCGGCCGACACTGGATGAGGCGTTCCTGGCCCTGACCGGTCAGTCCATTGCTGAGCGGACGGAGGTCGCCGCATGA
- a CDS encoding ABC transporter permease, whose amino-acid sequence MSSLDLIPAENDTVVSRARWAVTDCWTVVVQELVHLIRQPTTFLWQLGFPIVMVLMFVYVFGSAMDVTGQGAGEGYMEYAMPGLFAMTMAFGFMNTAFAVVLNKEKGFIDRFRSMPMASSAVVTGRGVADIIHAAVDLVVLVLIALVLGWRSGGTLVATLTAFVLLLWLRLALIFVGIYIGLLVKNTEGAGNLFALAFPFGMVSSVFAPPHLMPGWLGAVAAWNPVSGTATAIRSLFESPPVVSGYWIEDHAMAAALIWPAVIIVIFLPLAVRRYQRLSR is encoded by the coding sequence ATGAGCTCGCTCGATCTGATCCCAGCGGAGAACGACACCGTCGTCTCCCGCGCCCGGTGGGCGGTGACCGACTGCTGGACCGTGGTGGTCCAGGAGCTCGTGCACCTGATCCGGCAGCCCACGACCTTCCTCTGGCAACTCGGCTTCCCGATCGTCATGGTGTTGATGTTCGTCTACGTCTTCGGCAGTGCGATGGACGTGACCGGGCAGGGTGCCGGCGAGGGGTATATGGAGTACGCGATGCCGGGCCTGTTCGCGATGACTATGGCGTTCGGGTTCATGAACACCGCCTTCGCGGTCGTACTCAACAAGGAGAAGGGGTTTATCGACCGGTTCCGGTCGATGCCGATGGCCTCCTCGGCGGTGGTCACCGGCCGTGGCGTGGCCGACATCATCCACGCCGCCGTCGATCTGGTTGTGCTGGTGTTGATCGCATTGGTGCTGGGGTGGCGGAGCGGGGGCACCCTGGTGGCGACCCTCACCGCGTTCGTGTTGCTGCTCTGGCTGCGGCTAGCGCTGATCTTCGTCGGGATCTACATTGGCCTGCTCGTCAAGAACACCGAGGGCGCGGGGAACCTGTTTGCGCTGGCGTTCCCGTTCGGGATGGTTTCGTCGGTCTTCGCGCCGCCGCACCTGATGCCCGGGTGGTTGGGGGCGGTGGCGGCGTGGAACCCGGTTTCGGGGACCGCGACCGCGATCCGAAGTCTGTTCGAGTCCCCACCGGTGGTGAGCGGCTACTGGATTGAGGACCACGCGATGGCGGCGGCGCTCATCTGGCCAGCGGTGATCATCGTCATATTCCTGCCGCTGGCGGTGCGGCGTTACCAGCGCCTCAGCCGGTAA
- a CDS encoding TetR/AcrR family transcriptional regulator codes for MTSQDTEPRELLRVLEQTNELLWAGGERATRGPKPGLSLDQIVAASIDLADTEGIDALSMRRVAAALGVGAMTLYRYVPNKAVLLNLMLDRVYDPTEEAKLIEGKDWRGMLEAIARNGFQQYLAHRWLLQVNWSRPVLGPNSLAGMELLVTGLTDTPLTDREKIMVITLLDGYCSGLARHQVQYIAAAAETGISDEDFWQTQLPTLERAMATGAYPVMATLAEDSFDASWESTFELGLRAILDGLEQLVRSRR; via the coding sequence ATGACAAGTCAGGACACTGAACCCCGCGAATTGCTCCGGGTCCTGGAGCAGACCAACGAGCTGCTGTGGGCCGGCGGCGAGCGGGCCACCCGCGGGCCGAAGCCGGGGTTGAGCCTCGACCAGATCGTGGCAGCGTCGATCGACCTCGCCGACACCGAGGGGATCGACGCACTCTCAATGCGGCGGGTCGCCGCCGCGCTCGGGGTCGGCGCCATGACCCTCTATCGCTACGTGCCCAACAAGGCGGTGCTGCTCAACCTGATGCTCGACCGGGTCTACGACCCGACCGAGGAAGCGAAGCTGATCGAGGGCAAGGATTGGCGGGGAATGCTGGAGGCCATCGCCCGCAACGGGTTCCAGCAGTATCTCGCCCACCGGTGGCTGCTGCAGGTCAACTGGTCGCGCCCGGTGCTCGGACCGAACTCGCTCGCCGGCATGGAGCTGCTGGTCACCGGATTGACCGACACGCCACTCACCGACCGCGAGAAGATCATGGTGATCACCCTCCTCGACGGCTACTGCAGCGGCCTCGCCCGCCACCAGGTCCAGTACATCGCAGCGGCAGCCGAGACCGGCATCAGCGACGAAGACTTCTGGCAGACCCAGCTGCCGACGCTGGAGCGGGCGATGGCCACCGGCGCCTATCCGGTCATGGCGACGTTGGCCGAAGACTCCTTCGACGCCAGCTGGGAATCGACCTTTGAGTTGGGCCTGCGCGCGATCCTCGACGGTCTGGAGCAGCTGGTCCGGTCCCGCCGGTAA
- a CDS encoding glutamate synthase subunit beta: MADPKGFLKHERRLPERRPVPLRLLDWHEVYPVADEPLVREQATRCMDCGVPFCHEGCPLGNRIPDWNDLVRTGAWSAASESLHATNNFPEFTGRLCPAPCEAACVLGIGNADPVSIKLVEVEIINRAVAADEIHPQPAATSSGRSVAVVGSGPAGLAAAQQLARAGHAVTVFERDDAIGGLLRYGIPDFKLEKSHIDRRIGQLSAEGVQFRTGVNVGVDVTAEQLRAEFDAVLLATGALAGRDTPETPGRALPGVHLAMDHLVAANRVVAGLDETAPITAAGKHVVIIGGGDTGADCLGVAHRQGAASVTQLDQYPLPPKGRDEARDPWPTWPWVLREYPAHEEGGERVFAVAVQEFVGEDRVRAVRIAEVSVERRDGRRVVTPVPGTERDLPADLVLLAIGFEGTEPGPLLDQFELPRNPRGALDCGPDWQTGAEGVFVAGDAHRGASLIVWAIAEGRAAAAAIHDYLGGAGDLPAPVGTATQPLAVPGAR, translated from the coding sequence ATGGCTGACCCGAAGGGTTTCTTGAAGCACGAGCGTCGGCTGCCCGAGCGTCGCCCGGTGCCGCTGCGACTGCTGGACTGGCACGAGGTCTACCCGGTCGCCGACGAGCCGTTGGTGCGGGAGCAGGCCACCCGGTGCATGGATTGCGGGGTGCCGTTCTGCCACGAGGGTTGTCCGTTGGGCAACCGCATCCCGGACTGGAACGACCTGGTCCGGACCGGCGCCTGGTCTGCGGCGAGCGAGTCGCTGCATGCCACCAACAACTTCCCGGAGTTCACCGGCCGGCTCTGCCCGGCGCCGTGTGAGGCGGCGTGTGTGCTCGGGATCGGCAACGCCGATCCGGTCAGTATCAAGCTGGTCGAGGTCGAGATCATCAACCGGGCGGTCGCGGCGGACGAGATCCACCCGCAGCCGGCGGCGACCTCCTCCGGCCGGTCGGTGGCGGTGGTGGGCTCCGGGCCGGCCGGGCTCGCGGCGGCGCAGCAGCTGGCGCGGGCCGGTCACGCGGTAACCGTCTTCGAGCGCGACGACGCGATCGGTGGCCTGCTGCGGTACGGCATCCCGGACTTCAAGCTGGAGAAGTCGCACATCGACCGGCGGATCGGGCAGTTGAGCGCGGAGGGGGTGCAGTTTCGCACCGGCGTGAACGTCGGCGTCGACGTCACCGCGGAGCAGCTGCGGGCTGAGTTCGACGCGGTGTTACTCGCGACCGGGGCGCTGGCGGGTCGGGACACTCCGGAGACTCCAGGCCGGGCGCTGCCCGGGGTTCACCTGGCGATGGACCATCTGGTGGCCGCCAACCGGGTGGTCGCCGGCCTGGACGAGACGGCCCCGATCACCGCGGCCGGCAAGCATGTGGTGATCATCGGTGGCGGTGACACCGGCGCCGACTGCCTCGGCGTCGCGCACCGGCAGGGCGCCGCCTCGGTGACCCAGCTGGACCAGTACCCGCTGCCGCCGAAAGGGCGGGACGAAGCGCGGGACCCCTGGCCGACCTGGCCCTGGGTCCTGCGCGAGTACCCAGCCCACGAGGAGGGCGGCGAACGAGTCTTCGCGGTGGCGGTGCAGGAGTTCGTCGGCGAGGACCGGGTACGCGCGGTGCGGATCGCGGAGGTGAGCGTCGAGCGGCGGGACGGCCGCCGGGTCGTTACCCCGGTCCCCGGCACCGAGCGGGACCTGCCTGCCGACCTGGTGCTGCTGGCGATCGGGTTCGAGGGGACCGAGCCGGGGCCGCTGCTGGACCAGTTCGAGCTGCCGCGCAACCCGCGGGGTGCGCTCGACTGTGGCCCGGACTGGCAGACCGGCGCCGAGGGAGTTTTCGTGGCTGGTGACGCCCACCGGGGTGCCTCGCTGATCGTCTGGGCGATCGCCGAGGGCCGGGCCGCCGCGGCCGCGATCCACGACTACCTGGGCGGCGCGGGGGACCTGCCGGCGCCGGTGGGGACAGCGACCCAACCGTTGGCGGTGCCCGGCGCCCGCTGA